From the genome of Neodiprion pinetum isolate iyNeoPine1 chromosome 3, iyNeoPine1.2, whole genome shotgun sequence, one region includes:
- the HINT1 gene encoding adenosine 5'-monophosphoramidase HINT1 produces MCALSTIAISTWKQLASLRPRRRAIDSCLRKMASEVEKAQRATATLGGDTIFGKILRKEIPCKFIYEDDQCVAFHDVNPQAPVHFLVIPRKPIALLSLAEEADKPLLGHLMFVAQTIASQQGLGNGFRLVVNNGKDGAQSVYHLHIHVLGGRQMEWPPG; encoded by the exons ATGTGCGCACTTTCAACAATAGCGATAAGTACGTGGAAACAACTTGCCAGCCTACGACCACGAAGACGAGCAATTGATTCGTGTTTGAGGAAAATGGCGAGCGAGGTTGAGAAGGCGCAACGTGCTACCGCCACTCTCGGCGGTGACACGATCTTTGGAAAAATACTGCGAAAGGAAATACCTTGCAAATTTATCTACGAAGATGATCAG TGCGTTGCGTTCCACGATGTCAACCCGCAAGCTCCGGTCCACTTTTTAGTAATCCCCAGAAAACCAATAGCACTGCTGTCTCTTGCCGAGGAGGCCGATAAACCACTCCTAGGTCATTTGATGTTCGTTGCGCAGACCATTGCTAGTCAGCAAGGCTTGGGCAACGGTTTCCGCTTGGTGGTCAACAATGGGAAAGATGGAGCTCAATCCGTCTACCACTTGCATATCCATGTACTTGGTGGCAGGCAAATGGAATGGCCTCCTGGTTAA
- the Dhfr gene encoding dihydrofolate reductase isoform X2 produces the protein MPLRLDLIAAVSENQGIGINGRLPWRLKKEMAYFTRLTTETKDPSKKNVVIMGRRTWDVMPKKYRPLSNRINVVLTSKDLILGDEALVCKSFPDALEKLSKIPLTDKIERIWVIGGSSVYKAAMELPNFHRLYLTLVRKYFECDTYFPPISNEFHLVKDPEVPEGIQEENGLQYEFKVYEKA, from the exons ATGCCGCTAAGACTCGATTTAATTGCTGCAGTATCCGAGAACCAGGGTATAGGAATTAACGGACGTCTACCATGGCGAttaaa GAAGGAGATGGCGTATTTTACACGTTTAACAACAGAGACTAAGGACCCATCTAAAAAGAATGTCGTAATTATGGGACGAAGAACGTGGGATGTTATGCCAAAAAAATACAGGCCTCTGAGCAACAGAATTAATGTCGTACTGACCAGCAAAGATCT AATTCTAGGAGACGAAGCACTTGTGTGCAAAAGTTTTCCTGACGCTTTGGAAAAGTTATCCAAGATCCCACTGACtgacaaaattgaaagaatcTGGGTTATTGGCGGCAGTTCTGTTTATAAG GCTGCAATGGAATTGCCAAACTTTCACAGACTGTACTTGACTCTGGTGAGGAAGTACTTTGAATGCGATACATACTTCCCACCTATCAGCAACGAATTTCATTTAGTGAA AGACCCTGAAGTACCAGAGGGGATTCAAGAAGAAAATGGACTGCAGTACGAATTTAAAGTTTATGAAAAAGCCTGA
- the Dhfr gene encoding dihydrofolate reductase isoform X3, with protein sequence MAYFTRLTTETKDPSKKNVVIMGRRTWDVMPKKYRPLSNRINVVLTSKDLILGDEALVCKSFPDALEKLSKIPLTDKIERIWVIGGSSVYKAAMELPNFHRLYLTLVRKYFECDTYFPPISNEFHLVKDPEVPEGIQEENGLQYEFKVYEKA encoded by the exons ATGGCGTATTTTACACGTTTAACAACAGAGACTAAGGACCCATCTAAAAAGAATGTCGTAATTATGGGACGAAGAACGTGGGATGTTATGCCAAAAAAATACAGGCCTCTGAGCAACAGAATTAATGTCGTACTGACCAGCAAAGATCT AATTCTAGGAGACGAAGCACTTGTGTGCAAAAGTTTTCCTGACGCTTTGGAAAAGTTATCCAAGATCCCACTGACtgacaaaattgaaagaatcTGGGTTATTGGCGGCAGTTCTGTTTATAAG GCTGCAATGGAATTGCCAAACTTTCACAGACTGTACTTGACTCTGGTGAGGAAGTACTTTGAATGCGATACATACTTCCCACCTATCAGCAACGAATTTCATTTAGTGAA AGACCCTGAAGTACCAGAGGGGATTCAAGAAGAAAATGGACTGCAGTACGAATTTAAAGTTTATGAAAAAGCCTGA
- the Dhfr gene encoding dihydrofolate reductase isoform X1, translating into MCRSRAAGSTFRACPPIILKEFIKKKTRVRPLTEDIGISVNGIVSENQGIGINGRLPWRLKKEMAYFTRLTTETKDPSKKNVVIMGRRTWDVMPKKYRPLSNRINVVLTSKDLILGDEALVCKSFPDALEKLSKIPLTDKIERIWVIGGSSVYKAAMELPNFHRLYLTLVRKYFECDTYFPPISNEFHLVKDPEVPEGIQEENGLQYEFKVYEKA; encoded by the exons ATGTGCCGGTCTCGCGCAGCAGGAAGTACGTTTCGTGCGTGCCCTCCTATCATTTTGAAGGAATTCataaaaaagaagacaagAGTTCGTCCATTGACTGAGGATATAGGTATATCAGTCAACGGGATCG TATCCGAGAACCAGGGTATAGGAATTAACGGACGTCTACCATGGCGAttaaa GAAGGAGATGGCGTATTTTACACGTTTAACAACAGAGACTAAGGACCCATCTAAAAAGAATGTCGTAATTATGGGACGAAGAACGTGGGATGTTATGCCAAAAAAATACAGGCCTCTGAGCAACAGAATTAATGTCGTACTGACCAGCAAAGATCT AATTCTAGGAGACGAAGCACTTGTGTGCAAAAGTTTTCCTGACGCTTTGGAAAAGTTATCCAAGATCCCACTGACtgacaaaattgaaagaatcTGGGTTATTGGCGGCAGTTCTGTTTATAAG GCTGCAATGGAATTGCCAAACTTTCACAGACTGTACTTGACTCTGGTGAGGAAGTACTTTGAATGCGATACATACTTCCCACCTATCAGCAACGAATTTCATTTAGTGAA AGACCCTGAAGTACCAGAGGGGATTCAAGAAGAAAATGGACTGCAGTACGAATTTAAAGTTTATGAAAAAGCCTGA
- the LOC124213945 gene encoding translation machinery-associated protein 7 homolog produces MSGRDGGKKKPLKAPKKESKDLDEEDVAFKQKQKEQQKALAEAAKKAGQKGPLVSGGIKKSGKK; encoded by the coding sequence ATGTCCGGACGGGACGGTGGGAAGAAAAAACCATTGAAAGCACCCAAGAAAGAATCAAAGGATTTAGATGAGGAAGATGTTGCATTCAAGCAAAAGCAGAAGGAACAGCAAAAGGCCTTGGCAGAGGCCGCAAAGAAAGCAGGTCAGAAAGGACCCCTGGTCAGCGGTGGCATCAAGAAATCTGGAAAGAAGTGA